The DNA window aaaccttgtgtgtgtttttaccctcGGTAACTGAGTGGTTGTGAGTGGAGATTTGTTCTgttccattttcttattttctctgctggtttgtTTTGACGAGCTGAAATTGTATCACTGGTGATATGGTTGGCAATGTGAGAAGTATTTGGCGGGAGCTGGGGGGGTCACCCCGCTCGGTTGGCATTGTGCGcacgggaactgatctgatggtggggGGGGTAAGCGCCAGGGAGCTACCCCTCTTgggtggaacctccttaagaggtttgggggtggagcaggccACGAGTCAGGACGCCCTCGCAgcggctactgaggcttgcgccccttagcAGCAAAACAGTTCCACTATTGCTGCGCCGGGTTGTCGTTTTCCTCCAGAAGGCGGGTCGGAGGAAAggttttcactgggggacagcacttcgggctgcccagtgtgcAGATCAGATTCCATACTGCGCCTCACATTTCTTTCATCCGTGGCCAATACATGGCTTGGCTGTGGCCAACATTTTACCGCACTGTAGTGTATTGACTCCAAGCAGCTGCCGTAGCCGAACTGTGATTGGCAGTCAGCATTGTGTATTAATTGGTGCGGCTGCAGGCATTTGCATTTCAATTGTTATGGAGTAATCCAATGAATAAATGGCTGGTGTTTCAATCCTCATTCGTCTTGGACTTCTTGAGCATAACACACACAGATAAGAGTGTTGTGCTTATTTCCTTCAGGATCTTGAGCAGgattcacacacacgcaccccggggtgtgtgtcatgcccccagagaagctcttgcTATTTCTTTATTAAGTCTCACTTGTCCttttagttacaatgggtttagttcagtggtgggatccaaaaattttagtaacaggttcccatggtggtgggattcaaacagtggcgtagcgccaatggggctgggtggggcacgacgggggcgtggccgggcattccgggggcggggcattaataatttctctgttactgtaaaaaaactcttactgtaaaaaaaagttcctaatttccagctggtatctttctgtccataatttaaactcattatagcaagacctatcgtctactgccaacagaaacaactacttctcttctaattgactgcctgtcaaatacttaatactttcaaatacttaattttgtttctagaaatcaaaaggatacttttcttaaacaaggaactggaCCATATttcgaaaacatgtttttaaaacagcccaatggggagaatgatcccgttttctaccttcgctaaccagccacataggaaacaacaggactgtatgatttgtggacctaatggaatttctaacggaaaagcagacccagttagtaaacccctctcggcacacacaaataatgagtaacccactctcgggaactggtgagaacctgctggatcccacctctggcttagtTCCTTTGTATAgagttctaagggagggaaccttagttatactgtccctttaagaagccccgtAGAGGCAACAGCCTTACAGCTTCCTTTTTATTACCCAGTAGAGCTCCTGTTAAGTTAGTTATAGTCTAAGATGCCAATGGAGCTGGAAGGTTGTAATATCTGTTACGTCTAAGGCAGTGACGGCggacctatggcatgggtgccggaggtggcactcagagccctttctgtgggcacatgtgcacagagttcatcatgtggggggttggaaaatcaccccacccccacacacacacaatctaggctagcctgggcatgatcctttacctgggagtctgagtaaaccctcctagggtcatgattcaccatttgaagcgttgcacagttgcttcatcaagcttactcccaagtaacgtgcaccttggagccaaccatattttctaaactaaaacctcagtattcaggttaaattgccgtgttggcactctgcgataaataagtggtttttgggttgcagtttgaccgctcggcctcgaaaaggttcgccatcactggtatagagcaTTAAGTATAAGGTGTTACAGAGGTCCAaatagaggacactgaaggaatcGAGAGAAAGCACAGACAGAGTGGACTTTCTTAGAAGAAAGCGAGAGAGGATCAAAAtctcaagcttcaaactgttccagtcaagcaagtactttattgtagtcagactctgggaggagttagggtcttctTAATTCTCCTAAGCAATAAACCTCTTATTTTGAACTGTTCCACCTTCGCTTGAGTCTCCTGCTGCgttctggccgagtacagggcacctagaatattttacttggggaacaggaCAGGTGGCAATGCCCGTATCAAGAGAGATGTTCGGCGGATATATTTGCAACAAATTCATGTACGTCTCCCACTCTTTTTATTTTAAGGCAAAATAGCTTCGTTTTACAAAGAACAGCTGCACATACACGAGCACGACCTTTTTAGAATTGAAGGGGTAAAACTGCCTGTTTCTTATACATCAGTTTACTGATTTATTTAGCACCTGCATCAGTTATAGCAGAAATATCAATGCAGGGGGAGCAGGAAATACCAGCGCAGCGTTCTCTGTAGTGGCCGAATTTCTGGGCAGTATCTATTTtggctgaatttttttaaacattgtacATGTTATTCACAATAATTCTGGCATATACATTAGAGCAAGTCACCCAATAAATACTTTTACAGCTTTTAAGAAACTGACTGAAACGTCTTCTGAAATACTGTAATTATGATTTTTGACCCCACCCGACTGCACGAAGCCTTTTCGCCAACGACAAACTATATCTTCGCAACAACAGAAAATAATGCTGTGAAAAGAACAGCTGGATTTTATGGTAAAAAATACGTTTTTAGAACCTCCCCCTCCGAGAACAGTTAAGGTACTTTGCAGAGACAATGATTCCGAATGTCCATTGTGCAGTTGTAAAGGCTAAGGCACAGAGGACTATGGATACAAAATACACTGATGGTTAGAGCAAACGAATCCAGGTATCCCCACACTTTatcctggctggcatcttcagaggatctccattcctactatcCATTCCTACTTCAGAGGATCTCCATTCCactccattcctactatcagatcctctgaagatgccagccacagatgcaggcgaaacgtcaggagagaatgctgctagaacacggccagacagcccggaaaccacacagcaccccagtgattccggctgtgaaagcattcgacaatactATCAAATTTACTTTGCATGAAAACTGGATGTACCAGATCTTGTGCCTTCTAGGGGAAGACACCACCCAACAGAAGATGAAAGTCCCTCAGAGAGTATGTCTGAGTTCAGTTGTTACCGGTATGTGGGGTACACATTGCAACATTGCACTCCCCTTCACAACTAACCGTGCGTAGCTCTGTGTTGTTAGTGCTTGCTCAGGGAATTAGTTTTTGAGCTCATAATTTGAGCCATTTTCCAGAATGTTCCGTGTGTTTGCGCTGCCTGCAGATACGACTTTGatccttttccctttcagcttgccTTACCTATTAAGACAGGGATGCAAAATTGTAGAAATGGTATTTCTACATATAGAATGTCAATATGCACAGGTCAGCCAAGTATGGCAATAAGCGTCAGTTTGTTGAAATGCTTacttccggggggagggggggaggtagaGGGGAAAAACCCCTCCCAAATTTATCTCAGTTGCTTCGTAGACTGTGAGGATATCTAAGAGTATGGGGAGGCAAAAGTGAAAACTACAGAAATTAACGGTCAGGTTTCATACATGTCTAGTTCATACAGACACAACGAGGTCTCAAATCTAGCAGTTTCGCCATATAATCTAGGCCTCCACTGGTCCCAATCTGCATAAAAGAAACACacgggaaaaaattaaaatatatctgCTTTAAACTTTGTTGAACCTATACAGCAAGATCTGGCAAACGTGGAGAACTTTTACATCCCATTTGTTTCAGCGGAAGAGTTAAGCAGAACCCAATCTGGTTGAAATTAATAAGATTGTCAAAGAACGTAGCTTTGGATAGATCACAGTCATAATACTGGGAAACAAATATGGAATACACATGTGAAACCATCCTATCAATATTAGGTAAATAAAGCTcttggggagagggggcaggggaaTCCCAACTGCAAGAAGGCATCTATCAGAGTCACCAAAATGAAAAGTTGAAGAGTTGGCAGACCAAGCAATGCAGCCGGTATGAAAGAACTCATTTCACTGGGGCACtgaggggtttccgggctgtatggccatgttccaacagcattttctcctaacgcctgcatctctggctggcatccgGAGGagaaatgctaccggaacacggccagacagcccggaaaccacacaacaccccagtgattgcagctgagaaagccttcgacaattcatttcGCTCCTGTGAAACAAATAAGAAGGACATTTCAAAAAGTCTGCCTCTCAGCTTGACGGTCACCAGGGTCCATAGTCAGCGGCTGCTGCGGCGACGCAGAGACGTGTACCGTTTGGGCTTGTTCTTTGCTCATTTGCATCGGCAGGACCGTCTCTTGACTGATGCGGAAGGGACCGGGTTCTTGCTCTACCTGCAAATGCTGGGCGGGGTGTGACGTTCCCGTCGCGATCTGCAGCACCTCCGCCGGACTCTGGCCGGCGTGGAGATGTTCCAGGGCTTCTTTCGACAGCGTGATGACGTGCATTTGCTCGGCCGGGGCCGGCTGCAGCTGACCGCTCACCATATTGAGGCCCTGCATCTGGTCAGTCGGTTCCGGCTGGGACGAAAGGAGCAGCTGTTGGGGGGCCTGCGTCAGGAGGGTGAGACTGCCCGAATGGTCCGTCATCACGTTCGGGGACCCGTCAGCGGTGACGATGCTAATGCCTTGGTTATGGCTGGGCATAAAATTTATATTGTGCATGGAATCCGTAACCAGTAGTTGGATCTCTTGCGCCCCAGAGGAGGACAGCTGATACTGCTGCAGCTGAAGGATGCCGCGCACTTCCTCGGTGCCGCCGCTGCCAGGAGCCCCGTGTCCTTCCTGCGACTGCTTCTCTTTGGTGTGGATCTTCAAATGGGACTTCAGGTTGTCCAGGCGGGCAAACTGCACGTTGCACTCGGAGCAGGAGAAAGGCTTTTTGCCCGTGTGCAAGATGCAGTGTCTCCTCTTGGCGCTGGAGTCGGAAAAGGATTTCCCGCAAATCCCACACGAGTATGGCTTTTCTCCTCTACGGCAGAAGAAGACACGTTGGCTTTATTAGGggcattcaattttttttaggaCACAGACACCAGCACGAACAGCTGAACGAGGATACCGTGggaatgctttttatttttagtgcaactagaacacaggtgtcaaactcgcggccctccagatgttatggactacagttcccatcatcccctgccatcatcatgctggcaggggctgatgggaactgtagtccacaacatctggagggccacgagtttgacacctatgaactagaagaagaagagtttagatttataccccaccttcctctcctgtaaggagactcaaggtggctgacaagctcctttcccttcctctccccacaacggacaccttgtgaggcaggtggggctgagagagttctgagagaactgggactggcccgaggtcacccagcaggaatgtaggagtgcggaaacacacctggttcaccagataagcctcagccactcaggtgaaggagtagggaatcgaactcggttctccagactagaatccatctgctcttaaccactacatccggTGGATTTCCTTCCCAGCTTGGCCTACTGCAGCTCCCAGGCTGCACTGCGGCCATTGGCCCAGCACAAGTCATGACTTGGGCCACCCCTACTCTTTTATTTGGAGGGGAATCTAAACCCCAGATGTTTTCGATTTCAaagtcaggtttttctgcaaagttTTCAGGAACTCCTGTTTAGTACAAGGACGCCACAATGCATGGATTTAGATATCTGTAGATTGGGGCCACACTTGGGAAAAGTTGGGAAAAAGTATattgaaggaagaggaggaggaggagaaggaaggagaagaagaagaagaagaggaggaggaggaggagtttggatttctatcccccctttctctcctgcaggagactcaaaggggctgacaatctccttgcccttcccccctcacaacaaacaccctgtgaggtaggtggggctgagagagctccaagaagctgtgactagcccaaggtcacccagctggcatgtgtgggagtgcccaggctaatctgaatcccccagataagcctccacagctcaggcggcagagcggggaatcaaacccggttcctccagattagatacacgagctcttaacctcctaagcc is part of the Sphaerodactylus townsendi isolate TG3544 linkage group LG04, MPM_Stown_v2.3, whole genome shotgun sequence genome and encodes:
- the LOC125430744 gene encoding zinc finger and BTB domain-containing protein 24-like, with amino-acid sequence MCQKRYGTQHGGIRGRKSADQRLFTCDQSFGKYFSQKRQLKSHYRVHTGITRPECSQCHREIHGSLPPVKGVKHLRTLHTGEKPFTCEICGKSFTAKSSLQTHIRIHRGEKPYSCGICGKSFSDSSAKRRHCILHTGKKPFSCSECNVQFARLDNLKSHLKIHTKEKQSQEGHGAPGSGGTEEVRGILQLQQYQLSSSGAQEIQLLVTDSMHNINFMPSHNQGISIVTADGSPNVMTDHSGSLTLLTQAPQQLLLSSQPEPTDQMQGLNMVSGQLQPAPAEQMHVITLSKEALEHLHAGQSPAEVLQIATGTSHPAQHLQVEQEPGPFRISQETVLPMQMSKEQAQTVHVSASPQQPLTMDPGDRQAERQTF